From the genome of Polyodon spathula isolate WHYD16114869_AA chromosome 14, ASM1765450v1, whole genome shotgun sequence, one region includes:
- the LOC121326943 gene encoding interleukin-1 receptor accessory protein-like isoform X1 produces MIHSQSKWSAILYPALQMAASVLLLCTLCAGASTGSLTAGLTAPRPADSCYDWGTYGTMQVYEGEAGRLRCPLYSNTMKYNYSTAQAAGLTLVWYWTRQNQDLEEPINFRLKDHRISKERDMLWFRPASVNDTGAYICMLRNNTHCYKIAVPLIILQKDPGSCVSRHVQPDSKMIPLEQDEELSCPNIEGYYPAQEKPPISWYRNCLPVESYSERQVVYNKIYFNIIRSTHAGNYTCIVNYTANGIASTLTRTTFVKVVGPSVLQKKPIIHNPNDQRHIIVKLGALTNLSCQVFFHFLMNSETEVWWTIDGKREEAFTDPRFQIYTSVESTELEDKMITKTLQIKEFSLQDVKRNYTCFARNAVGEERRQAILSLTTPMPTVELACGLGVILFLMISLFIVYHVYWLELVLLYRAHFGTDESVTDGKEYDIYISYARNADEEEFVLLTLRSVLENEFGYKLCIFDRDSLPGGNAAEAVLRFIQRSRILMAILSPDYVNEKSISMLEFRLGVLCQNTGDTKIIVINYKPADSPCAELLQLKQTAFIKWKGKKSKSPQSKFWKALRLALPLRTLAAGIRLIDSSSSHSDISVDRRPARKEAGKKTRQSVASKPAQSSSTKPRRGASPCMPCRVCVTYLDNEKVDHCLSCGASQPGWQSHLSRTKSLGTEISWTHMRPKLDFQQHRAPAHRHAHHCSPACLIQSKRQLCSLAGRQEQSL; encoded by the exons ATGCAGGTGTACGAGGGGGAGGCCGGGAGGCTGAGGTGTCCGCTGTACTCCAACACCATGAAGTATAATTACAGCACTGCCCAGGCGGCAGGACTCACTCTGGTCTGGTATTGGACCAGGCAGAACCAGGACCTGGAAGAGCCCATCAACTTTCGCCTCAAAGACCACCGGATCAGCAAAGAAAGGGACATGCTGTGGTTCCGGCCTGCTTCTGTCAACGACACCGGAGCCTACATCTGCATGCTGAG AAACAACACTCACTGCTACAAGATCGCTGTTCCACTGATCATCCTTCAGAAGGATCCTGGCTCCTGTGTCAGCAGACACGTCCAGCCTGACAGCAAAATGATCCCTCTGGAGCAGGATGAAGAGCTGTCCTGTCCCAATATTGAAGGGTATTACCCGGCACAAGAAAAGCCTCCGATCAGCTGGTACAGA AACTGTCTACCAGTGGAGTCCTACAGTGAGAGGCAAGTCGtgtacaacaaaatatattttaacataataaGATCAACCCATGCTGGGAACTACACCTGCATTGTGAACTATACTGCAAATGGAATCGCTTCCACTCTAACAAGGACCACATTTGTCAAGGTAGTAG gcCCATCTGTTTTGCAAAAGAAACCTATCATCCACAACCCTAACGACCAGCGCCATATTATCGTGaaactgg GTGCCCTGACCAACTTGTCCTGCCAGGTGTTTTTTCACTTTCTGATGAACTCCGAGACTGAGGTGTGGTGGACCATCGACGGGAAGAGAGAGGAAGCCTTCACAGATCCCCGGTTTCAGATCTACACCAG TGTTGAGTCTACAGAACTGGAGGATAAGATGATAACAAAGACTCTGCAAATCAAGGAGTTCAGCTTGCAGGATGTGAAGCGGAACTACACCTGCTTCGCACGAAACGCCGTCGGAGAAGAGAGAAGACAGGCCATTCTGAGCTTGACAA CTCCCATGCCCACAGTAGAACTGGCCTGTGGTCTAGGGGTCATCCTGTTCCTCATGATCTCGCTCTTCATTGTCTATCACGTGTACTGGCTGGAGCTGGTCCTGCTGTACCGGGCTCACTTCGGAACAGATGAAAGTGTCACAG ATGGAAAGGAGTATGATATCTACATTTCTTACGCACGGAATGCAGATGAGGAGGAGTTTGTTCTGCTCACGCTCCGGTCTGTTCTGGAAAACGAGTTTGGCTACAAATTGTGCATCTTTGACAGGGACAGTCTACCCGGGGGCA ATGCAGCGGAGGCAGTGTTGAGGTTTATTCAGCGTAGCCGCATACTGATGGCCATCCTGAGTCCAgattatgtgaatgaaaagagcATCAGCATGCTGGAGTTCAGACTCGGGGTTCTCTGTCAAAACACAGGTGACACCAAGATCATCGTCATCAATTACAAACCCGCCGACTCCCCCTGCGCTGAGCTCCTACAGctcaaacaaacagctttcatcAAGTGGAAGGGGAAGAAATCCAAGAGCCCCCAGTCCAAATTCTGGAAGGCGCTACGCCTGGCCCTCCCTTTGAGAACCTTGGCTGCGGGCATCCGCTTGATAGACAGCTCCTCCTCCCATTCGGACATCAGCGTGGATCGGCGTCCAGCTAGAAAGGAGGCGGGCAAGAAAACGAGGCAGAGCGTCGCCTCGAAGCCTGCACAGAGCTCCAGCACGAAACCCAGAAGAGGAGCCTCTCCTTGCATGCCCTGCAGGGTTTGTGTGACCTACCTGGACAATGAGAAAGTGGATCATTGCCTGAGCTGTGGAGCCTCACAGCCAGGATGGCAGAGCCACCTCTCCAGAACCAAGAGCCTTGGCACTGAAATCAGCTGGACTCACATGAGACCTAAACTAGACTTCCAGCAACACAGGGCCCCAGCTCACAGACATGCTCACCACTGCTCCCCTGCCTGCCTTATCCAATCAAAGAGGCAGCTGTGTTCTTTAGCAGGTAGACAGGAACAGTCTTTGTAG
- the LOC121326943 gene encoding interleukin-1 receptor accessory protein-like isoform X2: MIHSQSKWSAILYPALQMAASVLLLCTLCAGASTGSLTAGLTAPRPADSCYDWGTYGTMQVYEGEAGRLRCPLYSNTMKYNYSTAQAAGLTLVWYWTRQNQDLEEPINFRLKDHRISKERDMLWFRPASVNDTGAYICMLRNNTHCYKIAVPLIILQKDPGSCVSRHVQPDSKMIPLEQDEELSCPNIEGYYPAQEKPPISWYRNCLPVESYSERQVVYNKIYFNIIRSTHAGNYTCIVNYTANGIASTLTRTTFVKVVGPSVLQKKPIIHNPNDQRHIIVKLGALTNLSCQVFFHFLMNSETEVWWTIDGKREEAFTDPRFQIYTSVESTELEDKMITKTLQIKEFSLQDVKRNYTCFARNAVGEERRQAILSLTTPMPTVELACGLGVILFLMISLFIVYHVYWLELVLLYRAHFGTDESVTDGKEYDIYISYARNADEEEFVLLTLRSVLENEFGYKLCIFDRDSLPGGTITDETLRFIRRSRCVIVVLSPNYLIHGTQALLELKAGLDNMALSGSVRVVLVQFRPVKAAGQVKELKRARAALTVFKWKGEKSTDLRCRFWKQLHVALPVKRKLTPQTTPRKRFCLLA, translated from the exons ATGCAGGTGTACGAGGGGGAGGCCGGGAGGCTGAGGTGTCCGCTGTACTCCAACACCATGAAGTATAATTACAGCACTGCCCAGGCGGCAGGACTCACTCTGGTCTGGTATTGGACCAGGCAGAACCAGGACCTGGAAGAGCCCATCAACTTTCGCCTCAAAGACCACCGGATCAGCAAAGAAAGGGACATGCTGTGGTTCCGGCCTGCTTCTGTCAACGACACCGGAGCCTACATCTGCATGCTGAG AAACAACACTCACTGCTACAAGATCGCTGTTCCACTGATCATCCTTCAGAAGGATCCTGGCTCCTGTGTCAGCAGACACGTCCAGCCTGACAGCAAAATGATCCCTCTGGAGCAGGATGAAGAGCTGTCCTGTCCCAATATTGAAGGGTATTACCCGGCACAAGAAAAGCCTCCGATCAGCTGGTACAGA AACTGTCTACCAGTGGAGTCCTACAGTGAGAGGCAAGTCGtgtacaacaaaatatattttaacataataaGATCAACCCATGCTGGGAACTACACCTGCATTGTGAACTATACTGCAAATGGAATCGCTTCCACTCTAACAAGGACCACATTTGTCAAGGTAGTAG gcCCATCTGTTTTGCAAAAGAAACCTATCATCCACAACCCTAACGACCAGCGCCATATTATCGTGaaactgg GTGCCCTGACCAACTTGTCCTGCCAGGTGTTTTTTCACTTTCTGATGAACTCCGAGACTGAGGTGTGGTGGACCATCGACGGGAAGAGAGAGGAAGCCTTCACAGATCCCCGGTTTCAGATCTACACCAG TGTTGAGTCTACAGAACTGGAGGATAAGATGATAACAAAGACTCTGCAAATCAAGGAGTTCAGCTTGCAGGATGTGAAGCGGAACTACACCTGCTTCGCACGAAACGCCGTCGGAGAAGAGAGAAGACAGGCCATTCTGAGCTTGACAA CTCCCATGCCCACAGTAGAACTGGCCTGTGGTCTAGGGGTCATCCTGTTCCTCATGATCTCGCTCTTCATTGTCTATCACGTGTACTGGCTGGAGCTGGTCCTGCTGTACCGGGCTCACTTCGGAACAGATGAAAGTGTCACAG ATGGAAAGGAGTATGATATCTACATTTCTTACGCACGGAATGCAGATGAGGAGGAGTTTGTTCTGCTCACGCTCCGGTCTGTTCTGGAAAACGAGTTTGGCTACAAATTGTGCATCTTTGACAGGGACAGTCTACCCGGGGGCA CGATCACAGACGAGACTCTGAGATTCATCCGGAGAAGCAGGTGTGTCATTGTTGTCCTGAGCCCCAATTACCTCATCCATGGAACCCAGGCTCTGCTGGAGCTCAAGGCTGGGCTTGATAACATGGCCCTGTCTGGCAGCGTGCGGGTTGTACTGGTTCAGTTCAGACCAGTGAAAGCTGCTGGCCAGGTGAAAGAGCTGAAGCGCGCCAGGGCAGCGCTGACGGTTTTTAAATGGAAGGGGGAGAAGTCCACTGACCTCCGCTGCAGGTTCTGGAAGCAGCTCCATGTAGCGCTCCCGGTGAAGAGAAAGCTCACCCCACAAACTACCCCTCGGAAAAGGTTCTGCCTTCTAGCCTGA